In Lysinibacillus sp. FSL M8-0337, the following proteins share a genomic window:
- a CDS encoding DUF4179 domain-containing protein yields MKKPPIDVPKEQLQQIRMDVLRKVQREKRTKKRMASVAIVFLCCLSLLLSIRVSPTVASYVAKIPGLDAIVSAVVRDKGIKDIVEHKYYEEINKTQTKDGLSLTLQGVIADQSGFVLYYDADASFELNLEEVQLFQGDDEIKCGCSFTMGGGNQAFISSSVEYSFSEPMAYTSRDFTAVFRFKDKNQGEIEMTIPFSLQNEIAEEKVFIANRTVEVEGQKFTITKIRRTPLKLALDIEVDKANTMQILALDDIAVVTESGERRESIRSSHSMNGDIRDGKYTLYLQSNYFDNPQSLTVLIGAVQAVPKGEDFIEVDFGRQEVLSKPDFLDWDISVEQQSLKTAAKNWDGRIRHIFYRSGLKADGTTLAYKGGTFSDDDEYLYSTESFDQYNGKAKIFFNYYYNPIGEDIEVKIPLQ; encoded by the coding sequence ATGAAAAAACCACCAATTGATGTGCCAAAGGAGCAACTTCAACAAATTCGAATGGATGTATTGCGCAAAGTACAGCGAGAAAAAAGAACAAAGAAGCGTATGGCTTCTGTAGCAATCGTATTTTTGTGTTGCTTAAGTCTATTACTTTCTATTCGCGTTTCGCCAACTGTTGCTAGCTATGTTGCAAAAATACCTGGCCTGGACGCCATTGTATCAGCGGTAGTAAGAGATAAAGGGATAAAAGATATTGTGGAGCATAAATATTATGAAGAAATTAATAAGACGCAGACGAAAGATGGTCTATCCCTTACATTACAAGGCGTGATAGCAGATCAGTCAGGTTTTGTCCTTTACTATGATGCGGATGCTTCATTTGAATTAAATCTGGAGGAAGTCCAATTGTTCCAAGGAGACGATGAAATTAAATGTGGTTGTTCATTTACGATGGGTGGGGGAAATCAAGCATTTATTTCATCTTCAGTGGAATATAGTTTTTCTGAGCCAATGGCCTATACTTCACGGGACTTTACAGCCGTATTTCGTTTTAAAGATAAGAATCAAGGGGAAATTGAAATGACGATACCGTTTTCCTTACAAAACGAAATCGCGGAGGAAAAAGTTTTTATTGCTAATCGTACTGTTGAAGTCGAAGGTCAAAAGTTTACTATTACAAAAATTCGCCGTACCCCACTAAAATTGGCACTCGACATTGAAGTAGACAAAGCAAATACAATGCAAATATTAGCACTTGATGATATTGCAGTCGTAACGGAAAGTGGTGAGCGTAGAGAAAGCATTCGTAGTAGTCATTCAATGAACGGAGATATTCGGGACGGCAAATATACGCTCTATTTGCAAAGTAATTATTTTGATAATCCACAGTCATTAACGGTATTGATAGGCGCTGTTCAAGCTGTTCCAAAGGGGGAGGACTTTATCGAAGTTGATTTTGGTAGACAAGAAGTACTCTCAAAACCTGATTTTTTAGATTGGGATATTTCTGTAGAGCAACAAAGTTTAAAAACGGCTGCAAAAAATTGGGATGGTCGTATACGACATATATTTTATAGAAGTGGTTTAAAAGCAGATGGCACGACATTAGCATATAAAGGCGGCACATTTTCAGATGATGATGAGTATCTCTATTCAACAGAGTCCTTTGATCAATATAATGGTAAAGCTAAAATATTTTTCAACTATTACTATAACCCGATTGGGGAAGATATTGAAGTAAAGATTCCATTGCAATAA
- a CDS encoding sigma-70 family RNA polymerase sigma factor, translating into MEFEITKRAIRGDHQAILSLIEVDEEILYRMAFTYMKNEQDALDVMQELVYKALKKMHTVQQPEYARTWLVRVLINCCKDHLRKRQKTVQIEEYHVFEWAIYSDIERLLAQLTLSEQQIVYMKYFQQLKNKEIAELNQIPEGTVKSKLHHILKKLRNFAREKEDWL; encoded by the coding sequence ATGGAATTCGAAATCACAAAGCGTGCCATACGTGGAGATCATCAAGCGATACTTTCTCTTATTGAAGTGGACGAAGAAATTTTATATCGCATGGCCTTTACATATATGAAAAATGAGCAAGACGCTTTAGACGTGATGCAAGAGCTAGTTTATAAGGCGCTTAAAAAAATGCATACCGTTCAACAACCCGAATATGCCAGAACATGGCTCGTACGCGTCTTAATCAATTGCTGTAAAGACCATTTGCGAAAACGTCAAAAAACCGTTCAGATCGAAGAATATCATGTATTTGAATGGGCCATTTACTCAGATATTGAGAGATTATTAGCGCAATTAACCTTGTCAGAGCAACAAATCGTCTATATGAAATATTTTCAACAACTTAAAAACAAGGAAATTGCCGAGCTCAATCAAATTCCAGAAGGTACTGTAAAGTCTAAACTTCATCACATTCTAAAGAAGCTTAGAAACTTCGCAAGAGAAAAGGAGGACTGGCTATGA
- a CDS encoding cysteine hydrolase family protein, translated as MKQLLLIIDAQQALIDGNQEKGQIFNKERLIITINKVINKAIAATVPVIFVRDLDVAEGQGEGFQIHNEITVPTEAKIFDKSATNSFYGTGLLEHLTTQHIEHIVIMGCETQHCIDSAVRTATISGFDVTLVGDGHSTLGNAILSSEQIIQHHNTTLHGHYNVEHFSIVRNSEEELFCPTHNSYRNS; from the coding sequence TTGAAGCAACTATTATTAATCATCGACGCACAGCAAGCATTAATTGATGGAAATCAAGAAAAAGGTCAAATTTTCAATAAAGAGAGGCTTATTATTACTATTAATAAAGTAATTAACAAAGCAATAGCAGCAACAGTTCCAGTTATTTTTGTGAGGGATCTTGATGTAGCTGAAGGACAGGGAGAAGGATTTCAAATTCACAATGAAATTACTGTACCTACTGAAGCAAAGATCTTTGATAAATCTGCAACAAATTCTTTTTATGGGACAGGACTGCTTGAACATTTAACAACACAGCATATTGAACATATTGTAATAATGGGCTGTGAAACACAGCACTGTATAGATAGTGCTGTTAGAACGGCAACAATCAGTGGTTTTGATGTAACGTTAGTGGGCGATGGGCATTCAACATTGGGCAATGCTATTTTAAGTTCCGAACAAATTATACAGCATCATAATACTACACTGCACGGTCATTATAATGTTGAACACTTTTCTATTGTTAGAAATTCCGAGGAAGAATTATTTTGTCCCACTCATAATTCTTATCGGAATAGTTAA
- a CDS encoding nucleoid-associated protein, with translation MLEVSESKLAQYVVHYVSDTLVYGEEAFSQPEVMLEAAFTQLAFNKLDFEQQYEFFHETAIGLNEVYTYVKAIFDEDASFLEQSKHIATHLHSASGHPNIKSGELFIGLFDNCFLSTEPKKVIAIVKIEEKEMFLDIKNEQNKMTVNGIDGINVKKMNNMAVIVDMGADEAPVVFMKTKKKEDVVYWQERFLKIKVADEHYHKTNLALTECKKYILKEDRFTNTEKLGLLNKTLDYFHSEEQFQVNDYIETVFDAADSTQKDIIVNSVKPYETVISESALAKAEKSYKRKIKLDSAIEIQVNVRDIEQLEELIEVGFDEETNRKFYKIYFNEEI, from the coding sequence ATGTTAGAAGTTAGTGAAAGTAAATTAGCTCAATATGTTGTACATTATGTAAGCGATACCCTTGTCTATGGAGAGGAAGCATTTTCTCAACCTGAAGTTATGCTGGAAGCAGCATTTACACAATTAGCATTTAACAAACTCGACTTTGAGCAGCAATATGAATTTTTTCATGAAACAGCTATTGGCTTAAATGAAGTGTATACGTATGTAAAAGCTATTTTTGATGAGGACGCTAGTTTTCTAGAACAATCCAAGCATATCGCTACGCACTTACATAGTGCATCTGGGCATCCGAATATTAAAAGTGGCGAGTTGTTTATTGGCTTATTTGACAATTGTTTTCTGTCTACAGAGCCAAAGAAAGTTATTGCCATTGTCAAAATTGAAGAAAAAGAAATGTTTTTAGATATAAAAAATGAACAAAATAAAATGACTGTTAATGGCATCGACGGCATTAACGTTAAGAAAATGAATAATATGGCTGTCATCGTTGATATGGGAGCTGATGAAGCGCCAGTTGTCTTTATGAAAACGAAGAAAAAAGAAGATGTCGTGTACTGGCAAGAACGTTTTTTAAAAATTAAAGTAGCTGATGAACATTACCATAAAACAAACTTGGCATTAACAGAATGTAAGAAGTATATTTTGAAAGAAGATCGTTTTACCAATACCGAGAAGTTAGGCTTGCTAAATAAAACGCTCGATTATTTCCACAGTGAAGAACAATTTCAAGTCAACGATTATATTGAAACTGTATTCGATGCAGCCGATTCAACGCAAAAAGACATTATCGTCAATTCAGTCAAGCCCTATGAAACCGTGATTTCCGAAAGTGCCCTTGCTAAAGCTGAAAAAAGTTATAAACGTAAAATTAAATTGGATTCCGCGATTGAAATTCAAGTGAACGTCCGTGATATCGAGCAACTGGAAGAGCTTATTGAGGTAGGCTTTGATGAGGAAACAAATCGAAAATTTTATAAAATCTACTTTAATGAAGAAATATAG
- a CDS encoding zinc-dependent alcohol dehydrogenase family protein: MDVKYIHFNEFGSPKEVLKLEYKTIEPPKDNEVLVRMLVRPINPSDLIPIRGSYAHRIALPNIPGYEGVGIVENVGSSVSKNLIGKRVLPLRGEGTWQEFVKTSAEFIVPVPDSIDDFTAAQMYINPATAWVVCTEVLKLKANDVLLVNACGSAIGHIFAQFSKIIGFRLIGVTRNNKHTEKLLHLGASDVIDTSRSGLYETVMELTNGIGANAAIDSIGGSDGNELATCVHPNGHFLTIGLLSGIQVNWAHIVNSAQLNANMFHLRNWNKNVSVSKWQEMFIHLATLINDKKLHLMQVDSAYDLSDLTKAIDAVEATKKTNGKVFLTSY, from the coding sequence ATGGATGTAAAGTATATTCATTTCAATGAATTTGGTAGCCCTAAAGAGGTATTAAAACTCGAGTATAAAACGATTGAGCCACCTAAGGATAATGAAGTGCTTGTACGAATGCTAGTAAGACCAATTAATCCCTCTGATTTAATTCCGATTAGAGGATCGTATGCTCATCGTATAGCATTGCCCAACATTCCAGGTTATGAAGGGGTTGGAATTGTTGAGAATGTAGGTTCTTCTGTTTCGAAGAATCTTATTGGTAAACGTGTGTTACCTTTACGTGGAGAAGGAACATGGCAAGAATTTGTTAAAACATCAGCAGAATTTATCGTTCCTGTACCTGATTCAATAGATGATTTTACAGCTGCTCAAATGTATATCAATCCAGCTACTGCGTGGGTAGTTTGTACAGAAGTGTTAAAATTAAAAGCAAATGATGTTTTATTGGTGAATGCTTGTGGTTCAGCTATTGGACACATTTTTGCTCAATTTTCTAAAATAATAGGTTTTCGATTGATTGGCGTGACAAGAAATAATAAGCATACAGAGAAATTACTTCATCTGGGAGCTTCTGATGTAATAGATACTTCTAGAAGTGGTCTTTATGAAACCGTTATGGAATTGACAAATGGAATAGGTGCAAATGCAGCAATTGATTCGATTGGAGGCTCTGATGGCAATGAATTAGCTACATGTGTCCATCCTAATGGGCACTTCTTAACCATAGGTCTACTATCAGGAATTCAAGTCAATTGGGCACATATTGTCAATAGCGCACAATTGAATGCCAATATGTTTCATTTGAGGAATTGGAATAAAAATGTATCCGTAAGCAAATGGCAAGAAATGTTTATTCATTTGGCTACGCTCATCAATGACAAAAAATTGCACTTAATGCAGGTCGATTCCGCCTATGACTTATCAGATTTAACAAAGGCAATTGACGCTGTTGAAGCTACTAAAAAGACGAACGGTAAAGTATTTTTAACAAGTTATTAA